The Dehalococcoidia bacterium genome contains the following window.
TATTCATCCCCAAGGGGGCGAGCTGGCTGAACCTGCAAGAGCCGGGGTGGCGGCTGGGACGCCGAGAAGCCTACGCTGGCCAACGTTTCGCTGATCCAGCGGAGATTGACCAGGCGACGGCGGTCGCGACCACACAGCTCACGCCCGTGCGAAGCCGTGGGTGTGGGGACGGCCGCCGCCCACGCCACGCCTGTACCGCCCTCGCTTTGGGTACTCCCGTTGAGGAACGCAGCACTAGGGTTGGACCGCGGTGCGCGGCGTGACGACCACGTGCGGATGGTCCCACAGCAGACTCTCGGGCGGCAACGGCTCCTCCGGCGTGACATCGAGGCCGGCAGCGCGCACGTGGCCGCTGTCGAGCGCGGTCAGCACCGCGTCACCGTCCACGATCTCCCCGCGCGAAACGTTGATCAGGACACTGTCCGGCTTCATCGCGGCGAACGCCGCCGCGTCGAACATGCGGCGCGACCGCGCGGTGAGCGGCGCCGAGACGAAGACGACGTCACTCTGGCCGAGCAGGTCGTAAAATCGGTCGAGACCCCAGCAAGCCTCGACCTCCGCCGGCGGGGCCGCGGACTCAGGATCGACGGCGATTACGCGCATATCGAAGGCCCTGGCGCGCCGCGCGATCGCCACGCCCGTGCCGCCAAGCGCCACCAGGCCCGCCGTGCGCCCGGTCAGCTCCCACGATCGCTTGCGAATATCGATGCGCGTGTCCCAGCGCCGGCCGCGGATGGCGATCGCCACGCCGCGAGTGAGCGTGAGCAGCAAGGCGAAGGCGTGCTCGGCGAGATGCACGCCCACCGCGCCCTTCTCGCTGGTCAGCACCGCATCGTCCTCGACGAACTTGCCCTTGAGGTAGGCATCGACCCCCGCGCCGACCGTCTGCACCCAGCGCAACTGCCTGGCGTAGGTGTACAGATCCGGGCGCAGGCCGCCGAAGGCGATCTCCGCGTCGGCCTCGGCGATCAGCTCGTCTTCGCGCGTCGCCGGCCTGGCCACCTCGAGGCCGGCTTCCTTCGCGATCGCGCAGACGCCCTCGACGTGGCGCTCCTGCACTTCAGGAATCGCGATACCGGATCGGACGACTACCAGCTTCATAGACGACACCTCGACGACAACTTAAGCCGCGATCAGCGCTCATACTGCCCGATCAGGAGTGAAACCGCGACGGCGGCCGAGCACAAGCCCGCGGCGCACGTCATTCCGTCGCCTCCAGCACCGTGCCGCGCAGCATCTCCGCCGGCGAGCGGCCGCGCAGATACAGCCAGGCGAGCGCAAGCCCGACCAGCGCCAGCGCGCCGGACGCGATCAGCGAGGCCTGCACGTTCCAGTGTTCAGAAACGGCGCCGATGAACACGCTGCCGATCGGCGTGGTGCCGGCGAACAGCAGCGTATAGATGCTCATCACCCGGCCGCGCAACTGATCCGGCACGATGATCTGCAGCCGCGTCTGCGCCGATGCGCTGTAGATGATGCCCGCGCCGCCGATCAGCGCCAACAGCGCGGCGCTCACGCCGTAGATGGTGGAGAGGCCAAGACAGAGCAAAGCCAGGCTCAGCGCCAAGCCGCCGGCAAAGACGGTGCGCAGACTCTGGCCCCGCGTATAGGCCAGTCCCAGGGCCGCCACCAGCGCCCCAGCCCCCTGGGCGCTGAACAGCAGGCCGTAGCCCAGCGAGCCGGAGCGCAGCGTGAAGCGGGCCAGCAGCGGCACGACAACGGTGAAGTTAAAGGCGAATGTGCCGAAGAACGCCAGTGTGATCACCAGGACGAAGATCGCGGGCGTTCGCAGGGCATAGCCAACCCCTTCGCGCAGCAGCCGCAGCGGCGGATCGCGCCGCGGCCGCGAAATCGAAAAGAACCGCTCGGGCCGCATCAGCACCAGGCCGCCGATCGTGGCGAGGAAGCTGGCCGCGTTCAGCCAGAAGCAGCCGGCCACACCAACCGTCGCCAGCGCTACGCCGGCCAGCGCCGGCCCAGTGATGCGGCTGGTGTTGAACAGGGTCGAGTTGAGCGCCACGGCGTTCGCCACCTCGTCGCGACCTACGAGCTCCACGGGAAACGACTGCCGCGCCGGATTGTCAAAAGCGTTCGCCAGGCCCAGCACCAGCACCAGCAGATACAGATGCCAGAGTTGGATTGCGCCGATCTGGGTCAGCAGCGCCAGCACCAACGCCTGCACCGCGGAGATCGACTGCGTGACGATCAGCAGCCGGCGCTTGGGCACGCGGTCGGCGATCACGCCGCCAAATAACGAAAGGAAGGTGATGGGCAGGAACTGGAGTGCGGTGACGGTGCCCACCGCCAGGGCGGAATCGGTCAGCTTCAACACCAGCCACGCCTGAGCGGTGCGCTGCATCCAGGTGCCGGTGAGGGAGACGAGCTGGCCGAACCAGTAGAGCCGGTAGTTGTAGATGCGCAGCGAAGAGAACGTGGTCGCCAGGTGCTTGAGGCCGGGCGCCGGGGCGCGGCGCCCATCCGACGCTCGGGTTGTGATGCCGGCTTCTCCCGCCACCGACGCCTCGCGCGCACGCTTCCCCCGCGGCCGCGGCTTCGCGACGCGGTTTGCCAGACGTATCTCGCCGGCGTGCGCCCTCCAGCATAGCGACATCCAGGAATCGTTGGCGGCCCGGT
Protein-coding sequences here:
- a CDS encoding NAD(P)-dependent oxidoreductase translates to MKLVVVRSGIAIPEVQERHVEGVCAIAKEAGLEVARPATREDELIAEADAEIAFGGLRPDLYTYARQLRWVQTVGAGVDAYLKGKFVEDDAVLTSEKGAVGVHLAEHAFALLLTLTRGVAIAIRGRRWDTRIDIRKRSWELTGRTAGLVALGGTGVAIARRARAFDMRVIAVDPESAAPPAEVEACWGLDRFYDLLGQSDVVFVSAPLTARSRRMFDAAAFAAMKPDSVLINVSRGEIVDGDAVLTALDSGHVRAAGLDVTPEEPLPPESLLWDHPHVVVTPRTAVQP
- a CDS encoding MFS transporter, which gives rise to MAGEAGITTRASDGRRAPAPGLKHLATTFSSLRIYNYRLYWFGQLVSLTGTWMQRTAQAWLVLKLTDSALAVGTVTALQFLPITFLSLFGGVIADRVPKRRLLIVTQSISAVQALVLALLTQIGAIQLWHLYLLVLVLGLANAFDNPARQSFPVELVGRDEVANAVALNSTLFNTSRITGPALAGVALATVGVAGCFWLNAASFLATIGGLVLMRPERFFSISRPRRDPPLRLLREGVGYALRTPAIFVLVITLAFFGTFAFNFTVVVPLLARFTLRSGSLGYGLLFSAQGAGALVAALGLAYTRGQSLRTVFAGGLALSLALLCLGLSTIYGVSAALLALIGGAGIIYSASAQTRLQIIVPDQLRGRVMSIYTLLFAGTTPIGSVFIGAVSEHWNVQASLIASGALALVGLALAWLYLRGRSPAEMLRGTVLEATE